Proteins encoded together in one Vigna angularis cultivar LongXiaoDou No.4 chromosome 5, ASM1680809v1, whole genome shotgun sequence window:
- the LOC108339739 gene encoding NAC domain-containing protein 6 has product MATMEDMSMSGEIALPGFRFHPTEEELLDFYLKNMVVGKKLRYDVIGFLNIYHHDPWDLPDLAKVGEREWYFFVPRDKKHGSGGRPNRTTEKGFWKATGSDRKIVTLSDPKRIIGLRKTLVFYMGRAPSGRKTDWVMNEYRLPDNCKLPKEIVLCKIYRKATSLKVLEERAEREMKQMVGSPASPPSSTDTMSFSSPQEEANVPLPLPLLQHVLKKESESEETMACVVPKQEKTSSSNNNNKGSCGASSLQMPFGKDNLPDLQLPMLTDWTQDTFWAQLNSPWLQNLTPSNILNFY; this is encoded by the exons ATGGCCACCATGGAAGACATGAGCATGAGTGGGGAAATTGCACTTCCTGGCTTCCGATTCCACCCCACAGAGGAAGAGCTTCTGGATTTCTATCTTAAGAACATGGTTGTTGGCAAGAAACTCCGTTACGACGTTATTGGTTTCCTCAACATCTATCACCATGATCCTTGGGACTTACCTG ATTTAGCTAAGGTTGGGGAGAGAGAATGGTACTTCTTCGTGCCGAGGGACAAGAAGCATGGAAGCGGAGGAAGGCCAAACCGGACCACCGAGAAAGGGTTTTGGAAAGCAACCGGTTCGGACCGGAAAATAGTGACTCTGTCTGATCCCAAACGCATAATCGGGTTAAGGAAGACCCTGGTTTTCTACATGGGAAGAGCTCCCAGTGGCCGCAAAACCGATTGGGTCATGAATGAGTACCGTTTACCTGACAATTGCAAATTACCCAAG GAAATAGTGTTGTGCAAGATATATCGAAAGGCAACTTCGTTGAAAGTGCTGGAGGAAAGAGCAGAGAGAGAGATGAAGCAAATGGTGGGATCCCCTGCTTCTCCTCCTTCATCGACGGACACCATGTCCTTCAGCAGCCCACAGGAAGAGGCAAACGTGCCCTTGCCTCTGCCCTTGTTGCAGCATGTTCTTAAGAAAGAGTCTGAATCTGAAGAAACAATGGCATGTGTAGTGCCTAAACAAGAGAAAACaagcagcagcaacaacaacaacaaaggcAGTTGTGGGGCATCTTCCCTACAAATGCCCTTTGGGAAGGACAATCTTCCGGACCTGCAGCTTCCCATGTTGACAGATTGGACCCAAGATACCTTCTGGGCTCAGTTGAATAGTCCATGGCTCCAAAACTTAACTCCTTCCAACATCTTAAACTTTTACTGA
- the LOC108338814 gene encoding scarecrow-like protein 23, with amino-acid sequence MLQSLVPRSPRTSNPNDMKTKRPVDTADSPADQPSFKRTNFSADTATEDDQAFDPQPHAGESTGLKLLGLLLQCAECVAMDKLDFANDLLPEIAELSSPFGTSPERVGAYFAQALQARVVSSCLGSYSPLTAKSVTLTQSQRIFNAFQSYNSVSPLVKFSHFTANQAIFQALEGEDRVHIIDLDIMQGLQWPGLFHILASRSKKIRSMRITGFGSSSELLDSTGRRLADFASSLGLPFEFHPVEGKIGSVTELSQLGVRANEAIVVHWMHHCLYDITGSDLGTLRLLTQLRPKLITTVEQDLSHAGSFLARFVEALHYYSALFDALGDGLGADSLERHTVEQQLLGCEIRNIVAVGGPKRTGEVKVERWADELKRAGFRPVSLRGNPAAQASLLLGMFPWRGYTLVEENGSLKLGWKDLSLLIASAWQPSDLITYPD; translated from the coding sequence ATGCTTCAAAGCTTGGTCCCGCGATCCCCCCGCACTTCCAACCCTAACGACATGAAAACTAAGCGACCCGTTGACACCGCTGATTCTCCCGCCGATCAACCTTCTTTCAAGCGGACCAACTTCTCCGCCGATACTGCCACCGAGGACGACCAGGCCTTCGATCCCCAGCCTCACGCCGGCGAGTCCACCGGCCTCAAACTTCTAGGCCTCCTCCTCCAATGCGCCGAGTGCGTCGCCATGGATAAACTCGACTTCGCCAACGACCTCCTCCCGGAGATCGCCGAACTGTCTTCTCCGTTCGGTACCTCGCCGGAGCGCGTCGGGGCTTACTTCGCGCAGGCGCTGCAGGCGCGTGTGGTGAGCTCATGCCTCGGCTCGTACTCTCCGCTGACCGCGAAATCTGTAACCCTAACTCAGTCGCAGCGAATCTTCAACGCCTTCCAATCCTACAACTCGGTCTCGCCGCTGGTGAAGTTCTCTCACTTCACCGCGAACCAGGCTATCTTCCAGGCCCTGGAAGGGGAGGATCGCGTCCATATCATCGACCTCGATATCATGCAAGGTCTCCAATGGCCGGGATTGTTCCACATCCTTGCCTCTCGCTCGAAGAAGATCCGCTCCATGAGAATCACCGGATTCGGATCCTCCTCGGAGCTCCTCGACTCTACCGGGCGGAGACTCGCGGATTTCGCGAGCTCGCTTGGGCTACCGTTTGAGTTTCACCCGGTGGAGGGGAAAATCGGAAGCGTGACCGAACTGAGTCAACTCGGCGTTCGAGCCAACGAGGCGATCGTGGTGCACTGGATGCATCATTGCTTGTATGACATAACCGGGAGCGATTTAGGGACGTTGAGATTGCTGACTCAGCTTAGACCTAAACTGATCACGACCGTCGAGCAGGACCTGAGCCACGCCGGGAGCTTCCTGGCGCGGTTCGTGGAGGCCTTGCATTATTACAGCGCGTTGTTCGACGCGCTCGGGGATGGTTTGGGTGCGGACAGCCTTGAGAGGCACACGGTGGAGCAGCAGCTTTTGGGCTGCGAGATCAGGAACATCGTGGCCGTGGGCGGGCCCAAGAGAACCGGTGAGGTTAAGGTGGAGCGGTGGGCGGATGAGCTGAAACGGGCCGGGTTTCGGCCCGTTTCACTCCGGGGCAACCCTGCTGCACAAGCCAGTTTGTTGCTGGGAATGTTCCCTTGGAGAGGTTATACGCTGGTCGAAGAGAATGGTTCCTTGAAGCTTGGTTGGAAGGACCTTTCTCTGTTGATTGCCTCTGCTTGGCAGCCCTCTGATTTGATTACTTACCCCGATTGA